The Puntigrus tetrazona isolate hp1 chromosome 23, ASM1883169v1, whole genome shotgun sequence genome has a segment encoding these proteins:
- the eif4g3b gene encoding eukaryotic translation initiation factor 4 gamma 3 isoform X3, with protein MSLPPKAVQKPAAAAAAGTGPGTGQSRATLTPVPLPPGTPVAQQPQTQVFLNIPSRLPRGPLDERICAVYSVQRPPGPPYTAHEINKGHPNLAATPPGHASSPGLSQVSVPTVSTPHLYGHPKGWDTGGGSLYTTGQNAGTTPLVFSQPTQQMNAQPQSRPFAPGPRPTHHQFFQRTQMQTARPTIPSNNPPIRPTSQTPAAAVYPPNQPIMMTMAPMPFPSPQTAQYYIQQYRHSAPPYVGPPQQYPVQPAGPSTFYAGPSPGDFPAPYAAGPPYYPGQPMYTPSPSIIVPTPQQPPPAKREKKTIRIRDPNQGGKDVTDEILSGVAGSRNPTPPVGRPSSTPTPPQFLCHPHYPHILFLKSQQLNSQVADHGHGMYNMDSTPLLSSSIDLKADDKPKLEFASQRSASPGLRQPETPLERRDPSSPVQAPSPPQKTELPPSGPETASSVATSSTPSVPASTVESADTPSPSAEPAPTKAITPEPESSEPEKSSSEQPSPQSLSTSPAQPEKAINGLTDTDAAPSSEDLESQPREVSPLLPTSSVPQCPSPEPRPITPALEAESVTGKADNPSSPAEDSTGCPVTPSLSSSTTAAISTTPAPPPGLTHPSQVSAGSAKSPSTGAELKETGKETEALPDKRGEPFLQSRKSSSQTTSSAPKTWKKPKEDIPVGQDQCPDKEEDMDESSMEPAAKSPSPPPVEVERRPSAGAVLEENGEQEAEPLRNGAEHASETESSDSTHPPAVKEPLIKALPQPAEKNGKKQYDRDFLLGFQFMPACVQKPEGLPPISDVVLDKINQNKLPMRPVDPRVISRGPDFTPAFADFGRQITGGRGAPLLNVGLRRPPGRKIITNVSVNDEVQLRTTENAWKPGLKRENVIDDSETQKTQELFRKVRSILNKLTPQMFNQLMKQVTDLTIDTEERLKGVIDLVFEKAIDEPSFSVAYGNMCSCLATLKVPMTDKPSSTVNFRKLLLNRCQKEFEKDKVDDDAFEKKHRELEAATSASERERLQEELEEAKDKARRRSIGNIKFIGELFKLRMLTEAIMHDCVVKLLKNHDEESLECLCRLLTTIGKDLDFEKAKPRMDQYFNQMEKIVKERKTSSRIRFMLQDVIDLRLHNWVSRRADLGPKTIEQIHKEAKLEEQEEQRKVHQQLLSKDNKRRPVVQREETWSTVPMTKNSRTIDPAKIPKISKPTIDEKIQLGPRAQVNWMKGSSGGAGAKASESDVSRPSASLNRYSPLQPSVSPASSLPSTSPDFDARRVLSSRGSSGRERNDKPLSAGPARTGPISLSSSNKEAPEESAQEVSRRDSNASDTPKLPASTADKSRLERSQSRESAVKLEVLSGPSPDKPTLTEEDMERRSKSIIDEFLHINDYKEAVQCVEELEQPAMLYVFVRVGVESTLERSQITRDHMGHLLYQLLQAGILHKLQFFKGFSETLELADDMAIDIPHIWLYLAELVTPVLREGGISMRELFSEFSKPLLPVGRAGILFSEILHLLCKQMSHRKVGSLWRDSGLSWTDFIPETEDVNSFITEHKLDFTLSDGSDPTEAVSKRTLSPEELNKQLEKLLLEDMAGDERIFDWVEANLDESEMSSPPFLRALMTAVCKAAVKTEGSSYKVDLSIIQRRLPVLHKYLNSDTERQLQALYALQALIVKLDQPANLLRMFFDCLYDEDVISEDAFYKWEVSKDPAEQQGKGVALKSVTAFFTWLREAEEESEDN; from the exons GTACAGAGACCCCCTGGCCCCCCATATACAGCACATGAAATCAACAAGGGACACCCTAACCTAGCGGCCACCCCGCCAGGTCACGCCTCCTCCCCTGGACTCTCTCAGGTATCAGTTCCAACAGTATCCACTCCGCATCTGTATGGTCACCCTAAAGGCTGGGATACAGGAGGAGGG TCTCTGTACACAACGGGGCAGAATGCCGGCACAACCCCTCTGGTCTTCTCTCAGCCAACCCAGCAAATGAACGCACAGCCTCAGAGCCGCCCG TTTGCCCCTGGGCCTCGTCCTACCCATCACCAG TTTTTTCAGAGGACGCAGATGCAAACGGCGCGGCCCACCATTCCAAGCAACAACCCTCCCATTCGGCCCACGTCTCAGACCCCCGCAGCAGCGGTCTACCCCCCTAATCAGCCCATCATGATGACCATGGCTCCCATGCCCTTTCCTTCCCCACAGACAGCGCAGTACTACATCCAGCAG tacCGTCACAGTGCTCCTCCATATGTGGGGCCTCCTCAACAGTACCCAGTACAGCCCGCTGGACCCAGTACCTTCTATGCTGGACCCAGTCCAGGGGACTTTCCTGCACCTTATG CAGCAGGACCTCCCTACTATCCCGGGCAGCCCATGTACACACCATCTCCATCCATTATAGTGCCTACACCACAACAACCTCCACCTGCTAAGAGGGAAAAGAAAACA ATCCGCATCCGAGACCCCAACCAGGGTGGCAAGGATGTGACAGACGAGATATTATCAGGGGTGGCCGGAAGTCGGAACCCAACCCCACCTGTGGGACGGCCCTCCTCCACTCCTACACCTCCACAG TTTTTATGTCACCCTCATTATCCTCACATTTTGTTCCTCAAATCCCAGCAGCTGAACAGCCAGGTAGCGGATCACGGCCACGGCATGTATAACATGGACAGCACCCCGCTCCTTTCTTCATCCATCGACTTGAAAGCAG ATGACAAGCCAAAACTAGAGTTTGCCTCGCAAAGATCTGCATCCCCTGGATTGCGGCAGCCAGAGACTCCACTGGAGAGAAGAGATCCCAGTAGCCCAGTCCAGGCGCCCTCTCCCCCACAGAAAACTGAGCTTCCCCCCTCCGGCCCAGAGACGGCCTCAAGTGTAGCTACATCCTCGACTCCTTCCGTACCTGCCTCAACAGTGGAGTCAGCTGACACCCCGAGCCCATCAGCTGAGCCCGCCCCCACTAAAGCTATCACACCCGAACCTGAAAGCTCAGAGCCGGAGAAATCCTCCTCAGAGCAGCCCTCACCTCAGAGCCTGTCTACGTCCCCTGCCCAGCCTGAAAAGGCCATCAATGGGCTGACGGACACCGATGCTGCTCCCTCGAGTGAAGACTTGGAATCCCAACCCAGGGAAGTCTCTCCATTGCTGCCTACTTCCAGCGTGCCCCAGTGCCCCAGCCCGGAGCCCAGGCCCATCACACCGGCGCTGGAGGCCGAGTCTGTGACGGGAAAGGCGGATAACCCCTCGTCCCCTGCTGAGGACAGCACTGGATGCCCCGTCACTCCGTCCCTCTCCTCCTCCACTACTGCTGCTATCTCCACCACACCTGCTCCTCCTCCAGGCCTCACGCACCCAAGTCAGGTTTCTGCAGGGTCAGCCAAGAGCCCGTCTACAGGAGCAGAGCTCAAGGAAACAGGGAAGGAGACCGAGGCCTTGCCGGACAAGAGAGGCGAGCCCTTCTTGCAGTCCAGAAAAAGCTCAAGTCAAA CTACATCTAGTGCACCAAAGACCTGGAAGAAGCCAAAAGAGGACATACCTGTAGGGCAAGATCAGTGTCCAGACAAAGAg GAGGACATGGATGAGTCCTCCATGGAACCTGCTGCAAAGAGTCCCAGTCCTCCTCCTGTGGAGGTGGAGAGGAGGCCGTCAGCAGGAGCTGTGCTTGAGGAGAACGGAGAACAGGAAGCAGAGCCTCTGAGAAACGGGGCTGAACACGCCTCTGAAACCGAAAGCAGTGACAGCACACACCCGCCTGCAGTCAAAGAGCCGCTGATCAAAGCACTGCCAC AGCCTGCGGAGAAGAATGGAAAGAAGCAGTATGACAGAGACTTCCTGTTGGGCTTCCAATTTATGCCTGCATGTGTGCAGAAACCAGAGGGGCTTCCTCCCATTTCTGATGTTGTTCTGGATAAG ATTAACCAAAATAAGCTGCCCATGCGGCCAGTAGACCCACGTGTGATTTCCAGAGGCCCGGACTTCACGCCAGCGTTTGCTGATTTTGGCAGACAGATTACAGGAGGCAGGGGAGCACCG CTGCTGAATGTTGGCTTGCGTCGCCCACCTGGACGCAAGATCATCACAAACGTGTCAGTGAATGATGAGGTGCAGCTGAGGACGACAGAGAATGCCTGGAAACCTGGCTTGAAGCGGGAAAACGTCATTGACGATTCGGAGACCCAGAAAACTCAG GAGCTTTTCCGAAAAGTGCGTAGTATTCTCAACAAATTGACGCCCCAGATGTTCAACCAGCTGATGAAGCAGGTGACCGACCTCACCATCGACACGGAGGAGCGGCTCAAAGGCGTCATAGACCTGGTTTTTGAGAAAGCCATTGATGAACCCAGCTTCTCTGTGGCCTATGGCAATATGTGCAGCTGTCTGGCCACG TTAAAAGTGCCCATGACGGATAAGCCCAGCAGCACTGTGAATTTCCGGAAGCTTCTTCTGAATCGCTGTCAGAAGGAGTTTGAAAAGGACAAAGTGGATGACGATGCCTTTGAGAAGAAACACAGGGAGCTGGAAGCTGCTACCTCA GCTAGCGAGCGGGAACGGCTTCAGGAGGAGCTGGAAGAGGCGAAAGATAAGGCCAGAAGACGCTCCATTGGAAACATCAAGTTCATCGGTGAGCTCTTCAAGCTGCGGATGCTGACAGAGGCCATCATGCACGACTGTGTGGTGAAGTTGCTGAAAAACCACGACGAGGAATCACTGGAGTGCCTGTGCAGGCTGCTCACGACTATTGGCAAGGACCTGGACTTTGAGAAAGCTAAG CCACGAATGGATCAGTACTTTAACCAGATGGAGAAAATAGTAAAGGAGAGGAAAACTTCATCTCGCATTCGGTTCATGCTTCAGGATGTTATTGACCTGAGATTG CACAATTGGGTGTCTCGGAGAGCTGACCTTGGCCCAAAGACCATTGAGCAGATCCATAAAGAAGCAAAGttggaggagcaggaggaacAGAGGAAGGTCCACCAGCAACTGCTGTCCAAGGACAATAAGAGGAGACCAG TGGTGCAGAGAGAGGAGACCTGGAGCACTGTGCCTATGACTAAGAACAGCAGAACAATAGACCCCGCTAAGATTCCCAAGATCTCTAAG ccaacGATAGATGAGAAGATTCAGCTGGGACCAAGAGCTCAGGTGAACTGGATGAAGGGCAGCAGTGGAGGGGCTGGAGCCAAGGCCAGTGAGTCAG ATGTCTCTCGTCCCAGTGCCAGTTTAAATCGTTACTCACCCCTGCAACCCTCAGTGTCCCCAGCCTCCTCTTTACCCTCTACATCCCCAGATTTTGATGCCAGGAGAGTTCTCAGCAG TCGAGGAAGCTCAGGACGAGAACGTAATGACAAGCCTTTGAGTGCGGGTCCCGCTCGGACAGGGCCCATCTCATTGAGTAGCAGCAATAAGGAGGCTCCTGAGGAGTCGGCCCAGGAAGTGTCCCGCAGAGACTCGAATGCCTCAGACACACCCAAGCTGCCCGCCAGCACTGCAGACAAAAGCAGACTGGAGCGTAGCCAATCCAGGGAGTCTG CTGTTAAACTTGAAGTACTGTCAGGACCCTCTCCAGATAAGCCTACATTAACAGAAGAGGACATGGAGAGGAGGTCCAAGTCCATTATTGATGAGTTTTTGCACATTAATGATTACAAG GAGGCAGTGCAGTGTGTGGAGGAACTAGAGCAACCCGCCATGCTCTATGTGTTTGTGCGGGTGGGCGTTGAGTCCACTCTGGAGAGGAGTCAGATCACGCGAGACCATATGGGTCATCTGCTCTACCAGCTCCTTCAGGCTGGAATCCTCCACAAACTTCAGTTCTTTAAAGG GTTCTCTGAAACTCTTGAATTAGCAGATGATATGGCCATTGATATTCCCCATATATGGCTGTACCTTGCGGAGCTGGTGACCCCTGTGCTTCGAGAGGGGGGAATCTCTATGAGAGAATTATTTAG TGAATTTAGCAAACCATTACTCCCTGTGGGAAGAGCTGGGATATTATTTTCCGAAATATTGCACCTTCTATGCAAACAAATG AGCCATAGGAAAGTGGGATCATTATGGAGGGACTCTGGGTTGAGCTGGACAGATTTTATACCTGAAACGGAGGATGTGAACAGCTTCATCACAGAACAT AAACTAGACTTTACACTTTCTGACGGCTCAGACCCGACCGAGGCTGTCTCTAAGAGAACACTCTCGCCTGAGGAACTGAACAAGCAACTTGAAAAACTACTACTGGAGGACATGGCTGGTGATGAACGAATCTTCGACTGGGTTGAG GCCAATCTAGATGAATCAGAAATGAGTTCACCTCCTTTCCTCAGAGCTTTAATGACTGCTGTGTGCAAGGCAGCAGTGAAAA CTGAGGGCTCCTCGTACAAAGTGGACCTGTCCATAATCCAGAGGAGATTGCCTGTATTACACAAGTACCTTAActcagacacagagagacagttGCAAGCACTTTACGCACTTCAAGCATTGATAGTAAAACTGGACCAGCCTGCTA ATTTGCTACGGATGTTCTTCGACTGTTTGTATGATGAGGATGTGATATCTGAAGACGCTTTCTATAAATGGGAGGTCAGTAAAGACCCCGCTGAACAGCAAGGCAAAGGTGTGGCCCTGAAGTCAGTCACTGCCTTCTTCACGTGGCTGCGCGAGGCAGAGGAGGAGTCGGAGGACAATTGA
- the eif4g3b gene encoding eukaryotic translation initiation factor 4 gamma 3 isoform X1 — protein MSLPPKAVQKPAAAAAAGTGPGTGQSRATLTPVPLPPGTPVAQQPQTQVFLNIPSRLPRGPLDERICAVYSVQRPPGPPYTAHEINKGHPNLAATPPGHASSPGLSQVSVPTVSTPHLYGHPKGWDTGGGSLYTTGQNAGTTPLVFSQPTQQMNAQPQSRPFAPGPRPTHHQGGFRPIQFFQRTQMQTARPTIPSNNPPIRPTSQTPAAAVYPPNQPIMMTMAPMPFPSPQTAQYYIQQYRHSAPPYVGPPQQYPVQPAGPSTFYAGPSPGDFPAPYAAGPPYYPGQPMYTPSPSIIVPTPQQPPPAKREKKTIRIRDPNQGGKDVTDEILSGVAGSRNPTPPVGRPSSTPTPPQFLCHPHYPHILFLKSQQLNSQVADHGHGMYNMDSTPLLSSSIDLKADDKPKLEFASQRSASPGLRQPETPLERRDPSSPVQAPSPPQKTELPPSGPETASSVATSSTPSVPASTVESADTPSPSAEPAPTKAITPEPESSEPEKSSSEQPSPQSLSTSPAQPEKAINGLTDTDAAPSSEDLESQPREVSPLLPTSSVPQCPSPEPRPITPALEAESVTGKADNPSSPAEDSTGCPVTPSLSSSTTAAISTTPAPPPGLTHPSQVSAGSAKSPSTGAELKETGKETEALPDKRGEPFLQSRKSSSQTTSSAPKTWKKPKEDIPVGQDQCPDKEEDMDESSMEPAAKSPSPPPVEVERRPSAGAVLEENGEQEAEPLRNGAEHASETESSDSTHPPAVKEPLIKALPQPAEKNGKKQYDRDFLLGFQFMPACVQKPEGLPPISDVVLDKINQNKLPMRPVDPRVISRGPDFTPAFADFGRQITGGRGAPLLNVGLRRPPGRKIITNVSVNDEVQLRTTENAWKPGLKRENVIDDSETQKTQELFRKVRSILNKLTPQMFNQLMKQVTDLTIDTEERLKGVIDLVFEKAIDEPSFSVAYGNMCSCLATLKVPMTDKPSSTVNFRKLLLNRCQKEFEKDKVDDDAFEKKHRELEAATSASERERLQEELEEAKDKARRRSIGNIKFIGELFKLRMLTEAIMHDCVVKLLKNHDEESLECLCRLLTTIGKDLDFEKAKPRMDQYFNQMEKIVKERKTSSRIRFMLQDVIDLRLHNWVSRRADLGPKTIEQIHKEAKLEEQEEQRKVHQQLLSKDNKRRPVVQREETWSTVPMTKNSRTIDPAKIPKISKPTIDEKIQLGPRAQVNWMKGSSGGAGAKASESDVSRPSASLNRYSPLQPSVSPASSLPSTSPDFDARRVLSSRGSSGRERNDKPLSAGPARTGPISLSSSNKEAPEESAQEVSRRDSNASDTPKLPASTADKSRLERSQSRESAVKLEVLSGPSPDKPTLTEEDMERRSKSIIDEFLHINDYKEAVQCVEELEQPAMLYVFVRVGVESTLERSQITRDHMGHLLYQLLQAGILHKLQFFKGFSETLELADDMAIDIPHIWLYLAELVTPVLREGGISMRELFSEFSKPLLPVGRAGILFSEILHLLCKQMSHRKVGSLWRDSGLSWTDFIPETEDVNSFITEHKLDFTLSDGSDPTEAVSKRTLSPEELNKQLEKLLLEDMAGDERIFDWVEANLDESEMSSPPFLRALMTAVCKAAVKTEGSSYKVDLSIIQRRLPVLHKYLNSDTERQLQALYALQALIVKLDQPANLLRMFFDCLYDEDVISEDAFYKWEVSKDPAEQQGKGVALKSVTAFFTWLREAEEESEDN, from the exons GTACAGAGACCCCCTGGCCCCCCATATACAGCACATGAAATCAACAAGGGACACCCTAACCTAGCGGCCACCCCGCCAGGTCACGCCTCCTCCCCTGGACTCTCTCAGGTATCAGTTCCAACAGTATCCACTCCGCATCTGTATGGTCACCCTAAAGGCTGGGATACAGGAGGAGGG TCTCTGTACACAACGGGGCAGAATGCCGGCACAACCCCTCTGGTCTTCTCTCAGCCAACCCAGCAAATGAACGCACAGCCTCAGAGCCGCCCG TTTGCCCCTGGGCCTCGTCCTACCCATCACCAG GGAGGATTCAGACCCATTCAG TTTTTTCAGAGGACGCAGATGCAAACGGCGCGGCCCACCATTCCAAGCAACAACCCTCCCATTCGGCCCACGTCTCAGACCCCCGCAGCAGCGGTCTACCCCCCTAATCAGCCCATCATGATGACCATGGCTCCCATGCCCTTTCCTTCCCCACAGACAGCGCAGTACTACATCCAGCAG tacCGTCACAGTGCTCCTCCATATGTGGGGCCTCCTCAACAGTACCCAGTACAGCCCGCTGGACCCAGTACCTTCTATGCTGGACCCAGTCCAGGGGACTTTCCTGCACCTTATG CAGCAGGACCTCCCTACTATCCCGGGCAGCCCATGTACACACCATCTCCATCCATTATAGTGCCTACACCACAACAACCTCCACCTGCTAAGAGGGAAAAGAAAACA ATCCGCATCCGAGACCCCAACCAGGGTGGCAAGGATGTGACAGACGAGATATTATCAGGGGTGGCCGGAAGTCGGAACCCAACCCCACCTGTGGGACGGCCCTCCTCCACTCCTACACCTCCACAG TTTTTATGTCACCCTCATTATCCTCACATTTTGTTCCTCAAATCCCAGCAGCTGAACAGCCAGGTAGCGGATCACGGCCACGGCATGTATAACATGGACAGCACCCCGCTCCTTTCTTCATCCATCGACTTGAAAGCAG ATGACAAGCCAAAACTAGAGTTTGCCTCGCAAAGATCTGCATCCCCTGGATTGCGGCAGCCAGAGACTCCACTGGAGAGAAGAGATCCCAGTAGCCCAGTCCAGGCGCCCTCTCCCCCACAGAAAACTGAGCTTCCCCCCTCCGGCCCAGAGACGGCCTCAAGTGTAGCTACATCCTCGACTCCTTCCGTACCTGCCTCAACAGTGGAGTCAGCTGACACCCCGAGCCCATCAGCTGAGCCCGCCCCCACTAAAGCTATCACACCCGAACCTGAAAGCTCAGAGCCGGAGAAATCCTCCTCAGAGCAGCCCTCACCTCAGAGCCTGTCTACGTCCCCTGCCCAGCCTGAAAAGGCCATCAATGGGCTGACGGACACCGATGCTGCTCCCTCGAGTGAAGACTTGGAATCCCAACCCAGGGAAGTCTCTCCATTGCTGCCTACTTCCAGCGTGCCCCAGTGCCCCAGCCCGGAGCCCAGGCCCATCACACCGGCGCTGGAGGCCGAGTCTGTGACGGGAAAGGCGGATAACCCCTCGTCCCCTGCTGAGGACAGCACTGGATGCCCCGTCACTCCGTCCCTCTCCTCCTCCACTACTGCTGCTATCTCCACCACACCTGCTCCTCCTCCAGGCCTCACGCACCCAAGTCAGGTTTCTGCAGGGTCAGCCAAGAGCCCGTCTACAGGAGCAGAGCTCAAGGAAACAGGGAAGGAGACCGAGGCCTTGCCGGACAAGAGAGGCGAGCCCTTCTTGCAGTCCAGAAAAAGCTCAAGTCAAA CTACATCTAGTGCACCAAAGACCTGGAAGAAGCCAAAAGAGGACATACCTGTAGGGCAAGATCAGTGTCCAGACAAAGAg GAGGACATGGATGAGTCCTCCATGGAACCTGCTGCAAAGAGTCCCAGTCCTCCTCCTGTGGAGGTGGAGAGGAGGCCGTCAGCAGGAGCTGTGCTTGAGGAGAACGGAGAACAGGAAGCAGAGCCTCTGAGAAACGGGGCTGAACACGCCTCTGAAACCGAAAGCAGTGACAGCACACACCCGCCTGCAGTCAAAGAGCCGCTGATCAAAGCACTGCCAC AGCCTGCGGAGAAGAATGGAAAGAAGCAGTATGACAGAGACTTCCTGTTGGGCTTCCAATTTATGCCTGCATGTGTGCAGAAACCAGAGGGGCTTCCTCCCATTTCTGATGTTGTTCTGGATAAG ATTAACCAAAATAAGCTGCCCATGCGGCCAGTAGACCCACGTGTGATTTCCAGAGGCCCGGACTTCACGCCAGCGTTTGCTGATTTTGGCAGACAGATTACAGGAGGCAGGGGAGCACCG CTGCTGAATGTTGGCTTGCGTCGCCCACCTGGACGCAAGATCATCACAAACGTGTCAGTGAATGATGAGGTGCAGCTGAGGACGACAGAGAATGCCTGGAAACCTGGCTTGAAGCGGGAAAACGTCATTGACGATTCGGAGACCCAGAAAACTCAG GAGCTTTTCCGAAAAGTGCGTAGTATTCTCAACAAATTGACGCCCCAGATGTTCAACCAGCTGATGAAGCAGGTGACCGACCTCACCATCGACACGGAGGAGCGGCTCAAAGGCGTCATAGACCTGGTTTTTGAGAAAGCCATTGATGAACCCAGCTTCTCTGTGGCCTATGGCAATATGTGCAGCTGTCTGGCCACG TTAAAAGTGCCCATGACGGATAAGCCCAGCAGCACTGTGAATTTCCGGAAGCTTCTTCTGAATCGCTGTCAGAAGGAGTTTGAAAAGGACAAAGTGGATGACGATGCCTTTGAGAAGAAACACAGGGAGCTGGAAGCTGCTACCTCA GCTAGCGAGCGGGAACGGCTTCAGGAGGAGCTGGAAGAGGCGAAAGATAAGGCCAGAAGACGCTCCATTGGAAACATCAAGTTCATCGGTGAGCTCTTCAAGCTGCGGATGCTGACAGAGGCCATCATGCACGACTGTGTGGTGAAGTTGCTGAAAAACCACGACGAGGAATCACTGGAGTGCCTGTGCAGGCTGCTCACGACTATTGGCAAGGACCTGGACTTTGAGAAAGCTAAG CCACGAATGGATCAGTACTTTAACCAGATGGAGAAAATAGTAAAGGAGAGGAAAACTTCATCTCGCATTCGGTTCATGCTTCAGGATGTTATTGACCTGAGATTG CACAATTGGGTGTCTCGGAGAGCTGACCTTGGCCCAAAGACCATTGAGCAGATCCATAAAGAAGCAAAGttggaggagcaggaggaacAGAGGAAGGTCCACCAGCAACTGCTGTCCAAGGACAATAAGAGGAGACCAG TGGTGCAGAGAGAGGAGACCTGGAGCACTGTGCCTATGACTAAGAACAGCAGAACAATAGACCCCGCTAAGATTCCCAAGATCTCTAAG ccaacGATAGATGAGAAGATTCAGCTGGGACCAAGAGCTCAGGTGAACTGGATGAAGGGCAGCAGTGGAGGGGCTGGAGCCAAGGCCAGTGAGTCAG ATGTCTCTCGTCCCAGTGCCAGTTTAAATCGTTACTCACCCCTGCAACCCTCAGTGTCCCCAGCCTCCTCTTTACCCTCTACATCCCCAGATTTTGATGCCAGGAGAGTTCTCAGCAG TCGAGGAAGCTCAGGACGAGAACGTAATGACAAGCCTTTGAGTGCGGGTCCCGCTCGGACAGGGCCCATCTCATTGAGTAGCAGCAATAAGGAGGCTCCTGAGGAGTCGGCCCAGGAAGTGTCCCGCAGAGACTCGAATGCCTCAGACACACCCAAGCTGCCCGCCAGCACTGCAGACAAAAGCAGACTGGAGCGTAGCCAATCCAGGGAGTCTG CTGTTAAACTTGAAGTACTGTCAGGACCCTCTCCAGATAAGCCTACATTAACAGAAGAGGACATGGAGAGGAGGTCCAAGTCCATTATTGATGAGTTTTTGCACATTAATGATTACAAG GAGGCAGTGCAGTGTGTGGAGGAACTAGAGCAACCCGCCATGCTCTATGTGTTTGTGCGGGTGGGCGTTGAGTCCACTCTGGAGAGGAGTCAGATCACGCGAGACCATATGGGTCATCTGCTCTACCAGCTCCTTCAGGCTGGAATCCTCCACAAACTTCAGTTCTTTAAAGG GTTCTCTGAAACTCTTGAATTAGCAGATGATATGGCCATTGATATTCCCCATATATGGCTGTACCTTGCGGAGCTGGTGACCCCTGTGCTTCGAGAGGGGGGAATCTCTATGAGAGAATTATTTAG TGAATTTAGCAAACCATTACTCCCTGTGGGAAGAGCTGGGATATTATTTTCCGAAATATTGCACCTTCTATGCAAACAAATG AGCCATAGGAAAGTGGGATCATTATGGAGGGACTCTGGGTTGAGCTGGACAGATTTTATACCTGAAACGGAGGATGTGAACAGCTTCATCACAGAACAT AAACTAGACTTTACACTTTCTGACGGCTCAGACCCGACCGAGGCTGTCTCTAAGAGAACACTCTCGCCTGAGGAACTGAACAAGCAACTTGAAAAACTACTACTGGAGGACATGGCTGGTGATGAACGAATCTTCGACTGGGTTGAG GCCAATCTAGATGAATCAGAAATGAGTTCACCTCCTTTCCTCAGAGCTTTAATGACTGCTGTGTGCAAGGCAGCAGTGAAAA CTGAGGGCTCCTCGTACAAAGTGGACCTGTCCATAATCCAGAGGAGATTGCCTGTATTACACAAGTACCTTAActcagacacagagagacagttGCAAGCACTTTACGCACTTCAAGCATTGATAGTAAAACTGGACCAGCCTGCTA ATTTGCTACGGATGTTCTTCGACTGTTTGTATGATGAGGATGTGATATCTGAAGACGCTTTCTATAAATGGGAGGTCAGTAAAGACCCCGCTGAACAGCAAGGCAAAGGTGTGGCCCTGAAGTCAGTCACTGCCTTCTTCACGTGGCTGCGCGAGGCAGAGGAGGAGTCGGAGGACAATTGA